A single Methanocaldococcus bathoardescens DNA region contains:
- a CDS encoding ABC transporter ATP-binding protein, with amino-acid sequence MKVKLKVENLTKIFEFNGNRVKALDNINLEVYENEFLTVMGPSGCGKTTLLRIIAGLDYPTKGKVLLDGKEVKGPGADRGVVFQQYTLMPWRTVLKNVTFGLELKGIPKKERIEIAKKFIKMVGLEGFEDAYPYQLSGGMQQRVAIARTLANDPEIVLMDEPFAALDAQTRNILQNELLKIWQKEKKTVFFVTHSVDEAVYLSDRVVVLTARPGRIKEIVEIDLERPRDRTSIEFLEYRKKILNILKDEVLKSLK; translated from the coding sequence ATGAAAGTGAAGCTGAAAGTTGAAAATCTAACAAAAATTTTTGAATTTAATGGAAATAGAGTTAAAGCATTAGATAATATTAATTTAGAGGTTTATGAGAATGAATTTTTAACAGTTATGGGTCCGAGTGGTTGTGGAAAAACAACATTACTAAGGATTATAGCCGGTTTAGATTATCCAACTAAAGGAAAAGTTTTGTTGGATGGAAAAGAAGTTAAGGGACCAGGAGCTGATAGAGGAGTTGTATTTCAGCAATATACATTAATGCCTTGGAGAACTGTTTTAAAAAACGTTACATTTGGTTTAGAGTTAAAAGGTATTCCAAAAAAAGAAAGAATAGAGATTGCTAAAAAATTCATTAAAATGGTTGGATTAGAAGGGTTTGAAGATGCTTATCCTTATCAATTAAGTGGAGGGATGCAGCAAAGAGTTGCGATAGCGAGAACTTTAGCCAACGACCCAGAGATTGTTTTAATGGATGAGCCGTTTGCAGCATTAGATGCCCAAACAAGAAACATCTTACAGAATGAGCTATTGAAAATATGGCAAAAGGAGAAAAAGACGGTGTTTTTCGTCACCCATAGCGTTGATGAGGCAGTTTATCTTTCAGATAGAGTTGTTGTATTAACCGCAAGACCTGGGAGGATAAAAGAGATTGTTGAAATTGATTTGGAAAGGCCAAGAGATAGAACAAGTATAGAATTTCTTGAATATAGAAAAAAAATATTAAATATATTGAAGGATGAAGTCTTAAAATCTCTAAAATAA
- a CDS encoding ABC transporter permease: MSSRDIILKVALPIGVVIAWEILAIYLNKPVILPKVEAVINVLIHPFEGILGTGSLIDNTIISIKRVLGGFLLASIVAIPLGILMGYYRTINSLCDTLIELLRPIPPLAWVPLSLAWFGLGEMSMIFIIFIGAFFPILINTISGVKGVPTPLIEAALTLGAKGRDILIKVVIPASSPSILTGLRVGAGIAWMCVVAAEMLPSSNAGLGYLIMYAYSLSRMDVVIACMIIIGLIGLILDRGLRYIEDKYFVWRKMMK; encoded by the coding sequence ATAAGTTCGAGAGATATAATACTAAAAGTAGCTCTTCCAATAGGTGTCGTCATTGCATGGGAAATTTTAGCTATATATCTAAATAAACCTGTTATCTTGCCAAAAGTTGAGGCAGTTATTAACGTTCTAATTCATCCATTTGAAGGAATTTTAGGAACTGGAAGTTTAATAGACAATACAATAATTAGCATAAAGAGAGTTTTAGGTGGTTTTTTATTAGCCTCAATTGTAGCAATACCTTTAGGAATATTGATGGGATATTATAGAACAATAAACAGCTTATGCGATACTTTAATTGAACTATTAAGACCAATTCCACCATTAGCTTGGGTTCCTCTATCATTGGCATGGTTTGGACTTGGAGAGATGTCAATGATATTTATAATATTCATTGGAGCGTTCTTCCCAATATTAATAAACACCATATCCGGAGTTAAAGGAGTTCCTACCCCATTAATTGAAGCGGCTTTAACATTAGGAGCTAAAGGTAGAGATATTTTAATAAAAGTTGTTATCCCTGCATCATCTCCAAGTATTTTAACTGGACTTAGAGTTGGAGCAGGTATAGCATGGATGTGTGTTGTTGCTGCTGAAATGCTACCATCAAGTAATGCTGGTTTAGGTTATCTAATTATGTATGCCTATTCATTAAGTAGAATGGATGTTGTTATTGCCTGTATGATAATTATTGGATTAATTGGGCTTATATTAGACAGAGGGCTAAGATATATTGAAGACAAGTATTTCGTATGGAGAAAAATGATGAAATAG
- the nadA gene encoding quinolinate synthase, producing MDIVERINKLKEEKNAIILAHNYQLKEIQKIADFRGDSLELCIKAKETDADIIVFCGVDFMGESAKILNPDKKVLMPEIEGTQCPMAHQLSAEIIKKYREKYPEAPLVVYVNTTAETKALADITCTSANADKVVNSLEADTILFGPDNNLAYYVQKRTDKKIIPIPEGGGCYVHKKFTMEDLKRAKEKYPNAKVLIHPECSPELQDNADYIASTSGIIRIVLNSDHEEFIIGTEVGIIDRIELELEKIGKKKTLIPLREDAICHEMKRITLEKIERCLLEEKYEVKLDKDIIEKARNAIERMLEIK from the coding sequence ATGGATATAGTAGAAAGAATAAACAAATTAAAAGAAGAAAAAAATGCAATAATCTTAGCTCATAACTACCAACTAAAGGAAATACAGAAAATAGCTGATTTCCGTGGAGATTCATTAGAACTCTGTATTAAAGCAAAGGAAACAGATGCAGATATAATTGTATTTTGTGGAGTAGATTTTATGGGAGAGTCTGCTAAAATTTTAAATCCAGATAAGAAAGTTTTAATGCCAGAAATTGAAGGAACTCAATGTCCAATGGCTCATCAATTATCTGCAGAGATTATAAAAAAATATAGAGAAAAATATCCAGAAGCCCCATTAGTTGTTTATGTGAATACAACAGCAGAGACAAAGGCATTGGCAGATATAACTTGCACATCAGCAAATGCAGATAAAGTTGTTAATTCCTTAGAGGCAGATACAATTTTATTCGGTCCAGATAACAATTTGGCTTATTATGTGCAGAAAAGGACTGATAAAAAAATAATACCTATCCCAGAAGGAGGAGGCTGTTATGTGCATAAAAAATTCACCATGGAAGATTTAAAGAGAGCTAAAGAGAAATATCCAAATGCTAAAGTTTTAATTCATCCAGAATGTAGCCCAGAATTGCAAGATAACGCTGATTATATAGCAAGTACAAGTGGAATAATAAGAATAGTGTTAAATTCTGACCATGAAGAGTTTATAATTGGTACTGAAGTAGGGATTATAGATAGAATAGAATTAGAGCTTGAAAAAATAGGTAAAAAGAAAACTCTCATTCCATTAAGAGAAGATGCTATTTGCCATGAGATGAAAAGAATAACCTTAGAGAAGATAGAAAGATGTTTATTAGAAGAAAAGTATGAGGTTAAATTAGATAAAGATATTATTGAAAAAGCCAGAAATGCCATTGAAAGAATGTTAGAAATTAAATAG
- a CDS encoding RNA ligase yields the protein MQVSTYDLDKIAEKLNLSIKDLDKAFKKKILREDEYKEQKHLLFKKEFKGVEKGTVIFLNDNLDVVRGYPKTYRAITLYPTIKKHFIDKVVVEEKLNGYNIRIVKIDGEVYALTRSGYICPFTTKKVKKFLNLEILDDYNEYMLCGEMIGLNNPYTPYYYKEVDRGYENLGFYIFDIKERETNKSLPVKERIKLCEKYNLPHVKPLAIVDKDEAHIHVRKIIEELNKEGREGVVLKDPDMAISPIKYTTHYTQCEDLKSAFTFFFDLGIDFIFSRIVREGFMSYEFKETLEERKKRAKDLGEAILSPMVETINKVANGERVSEDFELIFDSEEDFDEFLDFMRKMKMVITIKNVEEINTDEGVKIKALIGKIYNKTNDKIISYLNGTLWE from the coding sequence ATGCAAGTTTCAACATACGATTTAGATAAAATAGCGGAAAAACTCAATTTATCTATAAAAGATTTGGATAAAGCTTTTAAAAAGAAAATTTTAAGGGAAGATGAATATAAAGAACAAAAACACTTATTATTCAAAAAAGAATTTAAAGGGGTAGAGAAGGGGACAGTTATATTTTTAAATGATAATCTTGATGTTGTTAGAGGTTATCCAAAGACATATAGAGCTATAACTCTCTATCCAACAATAAAAAAGCACTTTATTGATAAAGTTGTTGTTGAAGAAAAATTGAACGGCTATAATATAAGAATAGTTAAAATAGATGGCGAAGTTTATGCATTAACAAGAAGTGGATATATCTGCCCATTCACAACAAAAAAAGTTAAAAAATTCTTAAATTTAGAGATTTTAGATGATTATAATGAATACATGCTATGTGGGGAGATGATTGGTTTAAACAACCCTTACACTCCTTATTATTATAAGGAAGTTGATAGAGGTTATGAAAATTTAGGATTTTATATATTTGACATAAAAGAGAGGGAAACTAACAAATCCCTGCCAGTAAAAGAGAGAATAAAGTTATGTGAAAAATATAACTTGCCTCATGTTAAGCCCTTAGCTATTGTTGATAAGGATGAAGCCCACATACATGTAAGAAAAATTATTGAAGAGTTAAATAAAGAAGGGAGGGAGGGTGTTGTTTTAAAAGACCCTGACATGGCTATTTCCCCTATAAAATACACAACTCACTACACTCAATGTGAAGATTTAAAATCAGCATTTACATTTTTCTTTGATTTAGGTATTGACTTTATATTTAGTAGAATTGTGAGAGAAGGATTTATGAGTTATGAGTTTAAAGAAACTCTTGAAGAAAGAAAAAAGAGGGCTAAAGATTTAGGGGAAGCAATTTTATCCCCAATGGTTGAAACAATTAATAAAGTAGCTAATGGAGAGAGAGTTTCTGAAGATTTTGAGCTAATATTTGATAGTGAAGAGGATTTTGATGAGTTTTTAGATTTTATGAGAAAGATGAAGATGGTTATAACAATAAAAAATGTTGAAGAAATTAATACTGATGAAGGAGTTAAAATTAAGGCGTTAATTGGAAAGATTTACAATAAAACTAACGACAAAATTATTAGCTATTTAAATGGAACACTTTGGGAATAA
- the mptD gene encoding dihydroneopterin aldolase gives MRVEETEIFKKYFKNLTDRERAVFEGGITLGALFHQFVGTPVSKDNKESLERAIEEAMKNQPCVYDIKVRIKDVGEKYVSLDGKMLDVDLKIKVNRTIAHLKLEYIPEIDYPLMYVKKFEE, from the coding sequence ATGAGAGTAGAAGAAACTGAAATCTTTAAAAAATATTTTAAAAACCTAACAGACAGAGAGAGGGCAGTGTTTGAAGGGGGAATTACCTTAGGAGCTTTATTTCATCAATTTGTTGGCACTCCGGTAAGTAAAGATAATAAAGAATCATTAGAGAGAGCTATAGAAGAGGCTATGAAAAATCAGCCATGTGTTTATGATATAAAAGTAAGAATTAAGGATGTTGGGGAAAAGTATGTTTCTCTTGATGGAAAGATGTTAGATGTTGATTTAAAAATTAAAGTAAATAGAACTATTGCCCATTTAAAACTTGAATATATTCCAGAAATTGACTACCCTCTTATGTATGTGAAAAAGTTCGAAGAATAA
- the hisF gene encoding imidazole glycerol phosphate synthase subunit HisF gives MLTKRIIPCLDIKDGRVVKGTKFLNLRDAGDPVELAQYYDNEGADELVFLDITASAEKRDIIIDVVERTAEKVFIPLTVGGGIKSIEDFRKILRAGADKVSINTAAVKNPNLIKEASEIFGSQCVVVAIDAKRHYVNEDEIDKIDKNVVKVEDGYCWFEVYIYGGKKETGIDAIEWAKKAEELGAGEILLTSIDKDGTKSGYDLVLTKEISKSVKLPVIASGGCGKPEHVYEAFTIGKADAALMAGILHYREYTIEEIKKYCADRGIPMRLL, from the coding sequence ATGTTAACAAAGAGGATAATTCCATGTTTGGATATTAAAGATGGGAGAGTAGTTAAAGGGACAAAATTTTTAAATCTGAGAGATGCTGGAGACCCCGTTGAGTTAGCCCAGTACTATGATAATGAAGGAGCTGATGAACTTGTATTTTTGGATATAACTGCTTCAGCTGAAAAGAGAGATATAATTATTGATGTTGTGGAAAGAACAGCTGAAAAAGTTTTTATTCCATTAACTGTTGGTGGTGGAATTAAATCAATTGAAGATTTTAGAAAGATATTGAGGGCTGGAGCTGATAAAGTTTCAATAAATACTGCAGCAGTAAAAAATCCTAATTTAATTAAAGAAGCAAGTGAAATATTTGGCTCTCAATGTGTTGTTGTTGCTATTGATGCTAAGAGGCATTATGTTAATGAGGATGAGATAGATAAGATAGATAAGAATGTTGTTAAGGTAGAGGATGGTTATTGCTGGTTTGAAGTTTATATATATGGAGGAAAGAAAGAAACTGGTATAGATGCAATAGAATGGGCTAAGAAAGCTGAAGAATTGGGAGCTGGAGAGATTTTATTGACAAGTATAGATAAAGATGGGACAAAAAGTGGCTATGATTTAGTATTAACAAAAGAGATTTCTAAAAGTGTTAAACTCCCTGTTATTGCGAGTGGAGGTTGTGGAAAACCAGAACATGTTTATGAAGCATTCACTATAGGAAAAGCAGATGCCGCATTAATGGCAGGGATATTGCATTATAGAGAATATACAATAGAGGAAATAAAGAAATACTGTGCTGATAGAGGAATACCTATGAGATTGTTATAA
- a CDS encoding MinD/ParA family ATP-binding protein: MKIGFYNIQGGTGKTTIAANFAYILSHSAKTILIDCDIYGGTTALLFGLEDKEHNLNTYLSGDSAIEDIIYQYDDLAIIHTDVSSRVFGYKVDLYRFEDLIKTLEEEYDVIVYDFPPNITEDNPLVGYVGEFELVNKVVIVGEDSIPSIVNSLKSMELIRDLGIGLTGIIINKYKGLTDISEIIDDVIGILPYDQNVERQWVESTPIVKIKTKFTKEMTKLTNELASVYLEKDLASLRALKLAKAISELTEEEKLEKELEFKDLE, encoded by the coding sequence ATGAAAATAGGATTTTATAATATTCAAGGGGGGACTGGAAAAACAACAATTGCTGCAAATTTTGCTTACATACTTAGTCATTCAGCTAAAACTATATTGATTGATTGTGATATATATGGAGGAACTACTGCTTTGCTATTTGGTCTTGAAGATAAAGAACACAACCTAAATACATACCTTTCAGGAGACTCTGCAATTGAAGATATAATATATCAATACGATGACTTGGCAATTATACATACTGATGTTTCCTCAAGAGTTTTTGGATACAAAGTTGATTTATACAGATTTGAGGATTTAATCAAAACGTTGGAGGAAGAGTATGATGTTATAGTTTATGATTTCCCACCAAACATTACTGAAGATAATCCATTGGTTGGATATGTTGGTGAGTTTGAATTGGTTAATAAAGTTGTTATAGTTGGAGAAGATAGTATTCCATCAATTGTGAACTCACTAAAATCTATGGAGCTTATAAGAGATTTAGGTATAGGGCTTACGGGGATAATTATAAATAAATATAAGGGGCTTACGGATATTAGTGAGATAATAGACGATGTTATTGGAATTCTACCTTATGACCAAAATGTAGAGAGGCAGTGGGTAGAGAGTACACCAATAGTAAAAATTAAAACAAAATTCACAAAGGAAATGACTAAATTAACCAATGAGCTTGCAAGTGTATATTTAGAGAAAGATTTGGCATCATTAAGAGCCTTGAAATTAGCAAAAGCTATATCAGAGCTAACTGAAGAAGAAAAATTAGAAAAAGAATTAGAATTCAAAGATTTAGAATAA